The sequence ATTTTCAACCGACAAGATGGTAGAGATTCTGAATGCCTATCGGGTGCAAGCCTTGGCACGACAAGCCGAACCCGCTCGGTTGAGGGGACTCGGATAATTGGCCGGAACGCGGAGTTGCGAGTCTCGGGAAAGTCGCGTGCCAGCGGATTTCAAACAGGACTGGTCACTTTTCGAGCAATTCTTTAGAGCGGCTTCGACGCCCATAGATCGAGATGGCTGTCGCGCAATTCGCGAATCGACTTGAGCCGCGCCATCTCGGCGAAGCGTGCCATCCCTGCAACAATGCGTCCCGGCAGTGCCGGTCCGGCATAGATCATGCTGGTGTAGAGTTGGACGAGATCGGCACCCGCACGGATCTTCTCCAGCGCCGTCTCGGCGGAATCGACGCCGCCCACCCCGACGATGGCGATGCCCGGGCCAAGCAGCTTGCGCATCTTTGCCAGCACGGTGGTCGAGCGTTCGAATAGCGGTTTTCCCGAAAGGCCACCGGTCTCGCCGGCGGTGTCCGTGCTGTGCAATGCCGGCCGCGAAATGGTGGTGTTGGAGACGATGATGCCGTCGATCCGTTTTTCAACGACCTCGGCGGCGATATCCTCCAGCTCGGCCTCGACCAGATCCGGCGCAATCTTGAGAAAAATGGGCGGCTGGGCTGCGGCTGACGCACGCGCGGCCATGACACGCGACAAAAGTCCGCCGAGCTGCTCGCGCGCCTGCATGTTGCGCAGGCCGGGCGTGTTCGGCGAGGAGATGTTGACCGTGAGGTAGCGGGCATAGGAGGCAAAGCGCGCGACGCCGCGCGCATAGTCACTGACGCGGTCGGCGCTGTCTTTGTTGGCACCGATGTTGACGCCGACAATGCCGGGACGTCCCTTGCGCGCGGCAAGGCGTTTCTCGGCCGCCGCATGACCTTCATTGTTGAAGCCCAGCCGGTTGATCACCGCCTCGTCCGCCGTCAGCCGGAAGATGCGCGGCTTCGGGTTGCCCGCCTGCGGCAGCGGCGTGACCGTGCCGACCTCGGCAAAGCCGAAACCGAGGCCAAGCAGCGCGTCGGGTACCTCGGCATTCTTGTCGTAGCCGGCCGCCATGCCGAGCGGGTTGGGGAAATCGAGACCGCAGAGGCTGACCTTCAGCCTGCTGTCGTGCACCGTCCGCGCGCCGACCGGCAATCCGCAACGCAGTGCCGCGATGGACATCCCATGCGCGGTTTCCGGATCGAAGGTGAACAGCAGTTTTTGGCCAAGCCGGTCGAACAGACTCATTCGGCCTCCAACGGCGGGAACTGGTGCGCGCCATCGGCGCCAAGCAGCAGCGGCTTGACCCACTTGACGGTGTTCACCTCCAGCACGCCGTAAAGATGCGGAAACAGCGCGCCGCCGCGCGAAACCTCGTATTTCAAGGCATCGCCCAGGCTGGCGGCGTCGATGGCGACCAGCAGTAGGTCTACCTGGCCGGAAAAATGCTTTGCCGCGGTTTCCCGGACCTGCGCTGCCGTGGAGAAATGGATGAAGCCGTCGGCGACGTCGATCAGCGCGCCGGTGAAGCGGCCACTGGCTTCGGCCTCGCGCCAAGCCGCTTGCGGGGTTATCTTGTAGATAAACTGAGACATGGTTGCGCTATAGTCCGAACCAGTCGTGCGGGGAAGGCCACGCCAAGGGTCTTCCCCATTTCCGGCGCAAACATGCGATATTTCAGGCCTTGGCCATGGAGGACAACATGCGTCTGCAACACATCTTGATCCCCGCCGCGCTGATTTCGCTGGTCGCGGCCTCCGCCTCTTCGGAAGAAACCGACCGCTACCGGCTGGAAAAATCCGCCAACGGCTATGTCCGCATGGACACGCAGACCGGTGCGATGTCGATTTGCGAGGAACGTTCGGGCCAACTCGTCTGCAAGGTGGCGGCCGACGAACGCGCCGCCTTCCAGGACGAAATCGACCGCCTGCAAACCTCGATGAAGGCGATGGACGAGCGCGTCACCAAGCTCGAGAATTCGCTGTCCGCCCGCCTCGAATCGAAACTGCCGAGCGAGGAGGATTTCAACAAGACGATGAGCTATATGGAGCGCTTCCTGAAGGGCTTCATGGGCATCGTCAAGGAGATGGACAAGGACAACGGTGGCGGCGCTCAGCTCAATTCGCAAAAGACCTGAGCTTCCTACAGCGCCGCGCGTCCTTTTGGATGCGCAAAGGACGCTGTAGTACTTTGATCTTGCGAAGTAGGGAAAATGCCGCGCGCTGGTTTTGCCGCTTGAAAACAGCGCGCTGCCCCTCATAATCGTCCGACTGGTCCCGAAAAGCTTAAAAATCATCGACGGGATTCGGGGAGGAACATTTGCCGTCAGGCTATTCTTTCGTCATCGCCGACGATCACCCGTTGTTTCGCGGTGCGTTGCGCGAAGCGCTTGCCGGCATCGGCAATGTCGCCGCCATTCACGAGGCCGGCGATTTCGAAAGTGCCAAGGCATTGGTCGTGGCCAATGAGGATGTCGATCTGGTGCTGCTCGATTTGTCGATGCCGGGCGCCAGCGGCCTCTCCGGCCTGATTTCGCTGCGCGGCATCCATCCGGCGGTGCCGCTGATCGTGGTTTCGGCGCATGACGATCCGGCGACCATCAGGCGCGCGCTCGATCTTGGCGCATCCGGCTTCATCTCCAAATCGGCCAGCATGGAAGAGATCCGCAACGCCGTGCAATCGGTGCTCGCCGGTGACATCGCGGCGCCCGTCGGCGTCGATCTCGGCGTCGAGCGCGACCCCGAAATATCGGACCTGATCAAGCGGCTGCAGGCGCTGACACCGCAGCAGACCCGCGTGCTCGGCATGCTGGCCGAAGGCTTGCTCAACAAGCAGATCGCCTATGAGCTCGGCGTCTCCGAGGCGACCATCAAGGCGCATGTCTCGGCCATTCTGCAAAAGCTCGGCGTCGACAGTCGCACCCAGGCGGTGATCCTTTTGTCCAAGATCGGCAGTGACCCGTTGCAGCCAGCGCATTGAGCGCCGAATGCCGAGGCTCACGGCTGTTCCGTTGCCGGTTTTGGCGACCAAGCCATGGGTGGCTCCGTTGTGTCGACCGCTTC is a genomic window of Mesorhizobium huakuii containing:
- a CDS encoding quinone-dependent dihydroorotate dehydrogenase; this encodes MSLFDRLGQKLLFTFDPETAHGMSIAALRCGLPVGARTVHDSRLKVSLCGLDFPNPLGMAAGYDKNAEVPDALLGLGFGFAEVGTVTPLPQAGNPKPRIFRLTADEAVINRLGFNNEGHAAAEKRLAARKGRPGIVGVNIGANKDSADRVSDYARGVARFASYARYLTVNISSPNTPGLRNMQAREQLGGLLSRVMAARASAAAQPPIFLKIAPDLVEAELEDIAAEVVEKRIDGIIVSNTTISRPALHSTDTAGETGGLSGKPLFERSTTVLAKMRKLLGPGIAIVGVGGVDSAETALEKIRAGADLVQLYTSMIYAGPALPGRIVAGMARFAEMARLKSIRELRDSHLDLWASKPL
- a CDS encoding DUF952 domain-containing protein, which translates into the protein MSQFIYKITPQAAWREAEASGRFTGALIDVADGFIHFSTAAQVRETAAKHFSGQVDLLLVAIDAASLGDALKYEVSRGGALFPHLYGVLEVNTVKWVKPLLLGADGAHQFPPLEAE
- a CDS encoding response regulator transcription factor, which gives rise to MPSGYSFVIADDHPLFRGALREALAGIGNVAAIHEAGDFESAKALVVANEDVDLVLLDLSMPGASGLSGLISLRGIHPAVPLIVVSAHDDPATIRRALDLGASGFISKSASMEEIRNAVQSVLAGDIAAPVGVDLGVERDPEISDLIKRLQALTPQQTRVLGMLAEGLLNKQIAYELGVSEATIKAHVSAILQKLGVDSRTQAVILLSKIGSDPLQPAH